In Antennarius striatus isolate MH-2024 chromosome 10, ASM4005453v1, whole genome shotgun sequence, one DNA window encodes the following:
- the LOC137603189 gene encoding protocadherin gamma-A12-like, which produces MLLLCGLASVFLAPRFICGDVIYSIPEEMKRGSVIGNIAKDLGLDLTRLSARKARIDTEDNSVHYCGVNLNTGDLIVQERIDREALCSKKASCVLKQELVLENPLELHRVNVRVQDINDNSPQFKENSLKIEIQESTFKEVGIINVQDRDSEKNRQVRCSIQQNVPFKLVPSIKNYYSLVTTGQLDREVVSDYNITITATDEGSPPLSSSKSLHLSVADINDNPPVFEEQSYSAYVSENNKAGSTLCSVTARDPDWRQNGTVIYSVLAGEVNGAPVSSYVSVNGDTGVIHAVRSFDYEHMRSFQVHLMARDNGSPPLSSNVTVSVFISDVNDNCPQILYPAPEGSSFMTELVPKAAHGGSVVSKVIAVDADSGQNAWLSYQIVKSTDPGLFTIGVHSGEIRTQRDISQSDSMKQNLIVSVKDNGQPSLSATCSMYLLISDNLAEVPELKDISYDEKNSKLTSYLIIALVCVSTFFLTFIIIILGVRFCRRRKPRLLFDGAVTIPGAYLPPNYADVDGTGTLRSAYNYDAYLTTGSRTSDFKFVTSYNDNTLPAEQTLRKSPTDFADVFGDSDGSPEQCSASFS; this is translated from the exons ATGTTACTGCTCTGCGGCCTAGCTTCTGTTTTCCTCGCCCCCCGCTTTATCTGTGGAGACGTGATCTACTCGATACCGGAGGAGATGAAACGTGGATCTGTAATTGGAAATATCGCCAAGGATTTGGGACTTGATTTAACCAGACTGTCTGCTCGCAAGGCCCGCATCGACACGGAGGATAACAGTGTTCATTACTGCGGTGTGAATCTCAACACCGGAGACCTGATCGTTCAGGAGAGGATTGACAGAGAAGCGCTTTGTTCCAAAAAGGCGTCGTGTGTTCTAAAGCAGGAACTTGTGCTGGAAAATCCTCTAGAACTGCATCGTGTTAATGTCCGCGTTCAAGACATCAACGATAATTCACCGCAGTTTAAGGAGAACTCACTAAAGATTGAAATACAGGAATCTACTTTCAAGG AGGTGGGCATCATTAACGTGCAGGATCGAGACTCTGAGAAGAACCGACAGGTCCGCTGTTCTATTCAGCAAAACGTCCCTTTCAAGTTGGTTCCGTCTATCAAAAACTATTATTCTCTGGTGACCACAGGACAACTGGACCGTGAAGTGGTGTCTGATTACAACATTACAATCACTGCCACTGACGAGGGCTCtccacctctgtcctcctccaaaaGTCTTCACTTGTCTGTAGCAGACATCAACGACAACCCCCCTGTGTTTGAGGAACAGTCCTACAGCGCATATGtgagtgaaaataacaaagCTGGCTCCACTTTATGTTCCGTTACTGCTCGAGACCCCGACTGGAGACAAAACGGTACcgtgatttattctgtgttagccGGTGAGGTGAACGGTGCCCCGGTGTCCTCCTACGTGTCTGTGAACGGAGACACGGGGGTGATCCACGCTGTCAGGTCGTTCGATTATGAACACATGAGGAGTTTTCAAGTCCACCTGATGGCCAGAGACAACGGTTCTCCTCCgctcagcagcaacgtgaccgtcagtgtgttcatatcggatgtgaatgacaactgTCCTCAGATCCTCTACCCCGCCCCGGAGGGCAGCTCGTTCATGACCGAGCTGGTCCCCAAAGCTGCCCACGGAGGCTCTGTGGTGTCCAAAGTGATAGCGGTGGACGCGGACTCTGGACAGAACGCCTGGCTGTCCTATCAGATAGTCAAATCCACCGATCCGGGACTTTTCACTATTGGTGTCCACAGCGGAGAGATCCGGACCCAGCGGGACATTTCACAATCTGACAGCATGAAACAGAACCTGATTGTGTCCGTGAAAGATAACGGAcagccctctctctctgccaccTGCTCCATGTATTTACTCATCTCTGATAACTTGGCTGAGGTGCCAGAACTGAAGGACATTTCTTATGACGAGAAGAATTCCAAACTGACGTCTTATCTGATCAtcgctctggtgtgtgtgtccaccttctttctcaccttcatcatcatcatcctgggtGTGAGGTTTTGTCGCAGGAGAAAACCCAGACTGTTGTTTGATGGAGCAGTCACCATCCCCGGCGCTTATCTGCCTCCTAATTACGCAGATGTTGACGGCACAGGAACTTTGCGCAGCGCTTACAATTATGACGCATACCTGACAACAGGATCTAGAACCAGTGACTTCAAGTTTGTGACGtcatacaatgacaacacaCTGCCTGCTGAGCAGACTCTGAGGAAAAGCCCAACAGactttgctgatgtgtttggagATAGTGATGGTTCTCCTGAG CAATGCAGCGCATCATTCTCTTGA